In one window of Deltaproteobacteria bacterium DNA:
- a CDS encoding zinc ribbon domain-containing protein, which translates to MPIYEFRCVKCQEVFEFLMKSGEDDVEMACPKCKSGEIERVMSCTNFAMSGSGGGQTGPSATVRNCSSGSCTTWNVPGCSK; encoded by the coding sequence ATGCCTATCTACGAGTTCAGATGCGTAAAGTGCCAGGAGGTCTTCGAGTTTCTGATGAAGTCCGGCGAGGACGACGTTGAAATGGCCTGCCCCAAGTGCAAATCCGGGGAAATCGAACGGGTGATGAGCTGCACCAATTTCGCCATGAGCGGAAGCGGGGGGGGCCAAACCGGGCCTTCCGCCACGGTTCGCAACTGCTCGTCGGGCAGCTGCACCACATGGAACGTGCCCGGCTGCAGCAAATGA